In the genome of Mauremys reevesii isolate NIE-2019 linkage group 6, ASM1616193v1, whole genome shotgun sequence, the window TATAATCATGTTTGAACAAGCACAGCCATGAAGACATAATACAGTATAACAATACGAAGCAAACCAAACCCAACCAAACAACCCCCCTCcgaaaaataaataataagcaGAGTATAAAAAAGAATAAACAAGTATAAAATTAAGGGATTCATTAAAATAAGAAGAGTTTGGAAAATATATGGAAAAAACATTCTTGAAGGCCTTAATAGATGTTGAAAACtagtaataattttaaaaaagggacaAAAACAGAGTAACATTTTAACATTATCTTGTCAGTCCACTAATAAAGGTTtcagagtttccctttcttttgtAGTTACTTTCTACAGATGTAGATAGCAGATTTCCCAATAGCTTATTCTCATTACTAGATTTTTGCTGTTGATTTGCACCATTATTTTTATGGGTCAgaaattagttttaaaataattgcTAATATTGACGATCACTTATGATATTACACAAGAGGTCTTCCTtctaaaacatctaaaatatcATTTAAACTATACTCAAGGCATCTAAGAAATTCTTGTAGTTCTCTATTTAAATAGCCAGTTGTGTTACATCCTACCCACGTATCAAATACATTATATCCAATTCCAAAACCATCTGGCACCACTGGCCCAAATCCACCAAGATGAACTGCAGGACTGTGCAGCGTACTAGTTGAAAGGATAATATGGTTTAGTTTTTGGTAGGCTGAGTCAAGAAATAGTTCAGGCATAGGATCACCTCTGGACACTGAAAGATGTTTTAATGCAAACAAATGGCGATCAAATCCTTtacctaaataaaacaaaaaggtgCAAAGTGTGTTAAGAATACAGAAAATATGCAGGTTATTTATTAAAGTGCAATATTACAAAACTTTCCTGTAGCTAAGAATAATGTTGGCATGCTCCAACATTTTAATCAATTAGATATTTACTGTTCATCCTGTAGCTATAATAATAAAAGAGGAATTGTCTTACATTAAAAATTGACAATCTTGTATTTTCTGCTTGTATGTAGGCCAattatttaggcatctaagtagGAAATTAAGAGCCTAACTTTAGccacccatttttgaaaatgttggcactTCATAGGACTCATAATGTAAGCATAAATTTCTCTTAATAATTAAGCAATTCCCTTATTACCTCAccttcccttccacccccaaAAATGAAAGTGTTTCTTTAATATGACTCTTTCCCAAAACCAACAGATTAAAACAAACTGTGGAATTTCCAGGCCAGCCTTTTATGCATTTAATTTGGTACTCTTCTGGAACTCACAGTGGAAGTCAATAGGGAGTACAGGGAGAATAAAGGCTTTGCCCCATGTGCGCACTATTTCAGAATAAAAGTTACATTATACTGGATCAATTACTCCACTTTGGAAGCACAGTAGgataattattctggaataaaataatttaaaataattttattctgCAACAGCTATTCCCGTCAATTTCCCAGCATAGACAAGACCTAAGAAAAGGGAAGgaagaacagaaacagaagtgAGGCTCCTACTGAGAGTGATCAGGGAAAGGACATCAGGTAAACTTACTCCACTTAAAACcctaaaatcaaaataaagaattcTAAGGATTAAGCGCTGCTCCAATTGCCTATTTTATCACATCACCCCTAGTATTCAATTAATTACTATTTAAAGACTTAAGATACTCTGGAGTGTGAAAGTCATTATATATAAACACATAATTCTATTATTTTACTTGAAACCTAAGTAAATATGCAGACACTCCCCATATTGCCTTCTCTTGGTTACTGGGACATTGTGTACATGCTCAAAGGCTGTATTTACTTCATACTTAAAGTGAACAAAATGATGTGCAACATACATCCAGCTGTATTACTCATTATACAGAGCTATGATGCTTTACAAACATATACATGTGAAAGGTCCATGCCCCAGTCAGCTTGCAACTTAAATATGAGTAAACATGTACTGATTTACTCAATATACTTTTCATATCCAAATAGAGCTGAATCGGCTCAATGCACCTCAGCTTTTATTACaccaatattttgtttccacTTAACTTTTTTATGATGAAAATTCCTTTTTTCCAGCTTTGTTCCTCCTTCCCTTCTATTATGTACTTCCCCTAGCCCTCCCCTTCTCTTATTTTTGCCTTTCCCTTGTTACCCCACTTCACTGTATTGTATATGAGCATAATAGAACTGATTATAATTCTAGTCTCAGAGTGGATGGAATACAAAACAGGAATTCTTAAAGGTGGCCTACAAGGCAGATATGGGGAAAAAATTGGGGTGATACCAGTTCTTGACTTCATTATGAAGTACACAGAAGGCCTGAAaagatggcggggggggggggggagggggggggatacAAAAAAGCatgggcaggggttgggagggggagTTAGATTGGTTTTTTTACTTTACAAATTCAGGTATAAGGTATTATCTAACCCTGGAAGATTTGGTGGCAACTAAATTGTCATAAGAGAAAAGGGATTGAATTATGGGTATCTGAAGAGACTTTTAGTCAATCTTTCAAactctttgtttttgttaaaacttATTTGAATTCAATGCCTAATAAGCGGTTTTGACAAAAGAAGTGCTTCTGTTAATGATTCAACAACTCTAATTGCTTCAATTAAGATGCAAGATCTAAAAATATATGTCACCCAGGACCCTCAATACGTTCTCCAGCAAATCAGAGTTGATACTGCTGATATTTCTAAGCTAAAAAACCAGGCAAAATCCATGTTTAAACAATGCCATGGTTTCAGACAATCTTTATAAATAAATGATAAGAAAGTGAAAAGGGCAGacggtcatttaaaaaaaatcctttgaagGTTTAAAATGGATATATAACAACAGGAATTGGGATCTTAACGTATCTTTCTAAAAACAACTTCAGGTATCACAACACCTAGAAAAAATATTACTAAAATTTGAAAGACCACATTGGCATGGAACTAACCTAATGCAGCTTCCAGTTGCAACCGTCTGTGATATTTTGAACATTCATCAATCATATTTCTCAGTTCTGCTACACTGTGTTTGTTTCGTTCTTCAACAAATGCATGTGAACATTGTTTTGTTACTATAGATGTAGGTCGAATAGTTTCCGTGCGGCCATGTTTAAAAGCAGCAGTGCTACATGCTTCGTAAGAAGAAATAATTTTTCCAAACTGTCGATAAGCAGTCATCTGACATGCAAGTTGAAAAACAGCATCTGGACTCAGCTTTTGTTTCACTAAAAATTCTTTTCCAAACTTTCTGAATTCAAACATCCTCACAGATATTTTCTCATTTGTTTCCTCAAATTTCATACGTGCAGCATTTATAGCAGATTGGATTGAATCATTCAATTTAAACTCCAATCTCTCACACTTGGTAGCACTTAACGCAGCAGGACTAGAATGGGGTACAATAGCTGGGTGCCTTGTACTGTTTCTATATACTTCATTAACAAAACGAAGTACTGCAACTCCATCTCCCCAAGAATGCTCAAAATTTACCCCTGCAGTGCCATCACTAGTGATAATCAGACTAAAGGATTTGTCAAACCAACGATTAAAACCACGTCCATGAAGCATACAATGTGACAGCTCAGTATCATCCTTTGGGGAAATATTGTCTAAGCATAGGCAAAAAACTGCACCATCAATTTTTTGTAAGTtgtcttcatttcctgcttcgagaAGCTGTTGTCTTACTGCTGCCCAAGTATTCCTGTCTTCCGTGGTGAGATAACAAAGGGAAAACTCAGGCAAGCGATCTGCATCTTGTAAAATATAAATTAACTGAGCCTGGATTTCAGATGGATGCAGAATATTACCAACAGGATCCAAAACATCAAAAACATAAAAATGTCCATTTCTCATCACCAACAAATGTCTTCCCAATTCATTAGTAAAAAGTTCATCTTTGTTTAATTTAGGAATTCTGGAACTGTTGAAAAGACGCTTATATTGTGACATATCTAAGGGATATGCGTTTACCATATAAGCTCCATACCAAGACACAGAGGTTGGAAGAAGGCGAATAAACTTTTTGAAGAGCCTACTCTGGCTCCATTTTGGATTGACATAATAGATATCTGGCCGTAAAAGCTCATTATTTAGAGAGTTAAGAAATTTTATTGATGATACTACCAGATTTGTTGCCCTCACTACCTGGCTGTTGTATGCTTCTTTTGGATCagaatttaaagaaataaaagggttGAAGTTTAAAACAACAGGATCTCTCGCACAGAGATACATGTCAAACCAGGGatctacaaaaaacaaacacacacaaaaacaattgAGAATTaagttaataaaatatattttaccaTTTTGATGTACAAACCTATTTTTATAGACACACCATTTGTATATAGCATCTCATTATTTTAATGAATTATTTGTTTCAAATGAGTACACAGACATTTATGACCATAATCTAAAAAGAGTATAAAGCACTCAAACTATAGATACATACTGAGTTTTTGAAAAGATAACTGATTTATCTTTTATATTTTCAATTTCCACTTCAGATCTGAAAAGGACACGCTTTCATTGCCGTGCATAGGGATTAAGGGGTAAATTCATACACTggatagctccactgaagtcaaaagcatTAAACCCAGATTTAATTTGGCCTGAGGCATAAAACTCGCAATCACTTGGCTCTTCAATACCAAAGTAAGAGGTGTCTAAGAAATATCTATGATAGGTAATCACAAGCTGTACATCTCATTTCCCACACAAACTATACTGAATAGCAGTTTTGAAAGTAGACTAGGAGTAAGGACCCAAATATTTTGTTCCCCTCCCAGCAATACTACTGATTTGTTTTTTTGACATAGGGCATGTTAGTAAATTTGTTAGTGCTTCGGGTTTACCCATCAGTAAAATGAATATAACATTTATCTACTTGATATGAGTGTTTTGAAGTTTAAtgtattaatatttataaaatacttGTGGAGCCTCATATGAAAGCAACTATATAAGCAcaaaacactgcaaaaaaaaaaagaaatataaacaTTTGGTTTTGCTTTTCACTGCTTCTTTATAATGCCTGAAAATTGTTTCAATTCCCTCCCTGTCCACTCCTCAAAATAACTATTTCATTCTGCTTGCTTTTTATATATGAAATTTCATATCCTTACTTCCCACTCTTTGTTGGAAGATCCTGGCTATACCTTCAGAGGACCCGAATAGTAATGTCACACAAGACTTTAACCCAAATTGCATTTCTCTCTACCACCATTTGAGAAGTCGAAATGGATGATAAAGTTTAGGACTCTCTGCCAAAGAGAAGGGAGTGAAGACATAATATCCCTGACATTTCAAAAGTAAACAACAAGCAAAAATACCCCAAACAAACCTATTATTTGGGAAAAAGTCTGAAGTAGTCTTTACACATTGTAAAGAGGCagtaaagaataaaaacaaaatagtataTTTATGCTTTACAGTTTACCTCTATGTAATATTCAATATTTTACTCTTAAATGTTCATATGGCAGAGCATCTTAATGACTTGGAGCCTTATCTAGGTCTCCCTTTGCATCCCCTCTGAGTAACTAATTTAGGGAAAAGGGTCAGATTAAAAAGTTGTCTGATTAAAAGGAACTGAGAGTGTGATTCTGGGGGGACTTCTTGTTGTCCCTTTTCCCAGGATCTGGGAGAGCAAATGCCTACCATCAGGACATGAAGGCAAGAGCTAGGAAATACCAAattcaaacaaaaatgttttaaattaacaAGACAAGTTGAGGTTTTGCTAGTAAGGCCAAATCAAAACCGAGTCAGAAGGAATAGTCCGTAAGACTCAGACTTGACAttagttgatttcaatggaaatgcACAGCAATTGCCATGCAGATCCAGCAGAAAAAGTAACCCAAGTACTTTAATAGTAAGTTTCAAAAGAGGTTAATGATTCCAATAGACAACTGAATGTTAGAACTTTTAAAATAATGATAAAATAGAAAACAAACCTGATATATAACTTGTATGCTTATTCTTTTTATCGAATTCAACAAGATCTTGGTGTAACTTCCTGCCCACTCCTTTTTCAAACTCCCTGGCAATTTTTTCAGTATTTCTATAGTATTGAAAACAATTTATTATTCTAATATAGGTTCTTTAAGAGTAACTTTTAATTATAGTATTTCATTAAAATGCTATTCCTTTTTGTGTAGTAACAAAGTTTAGTACAACTTTATGGTGTAGCTCATTATGTAatgagattgtaaactctttatgacaggaactgtctttttgtatGGGTTTGAACTGTACCTAGCAATGTGGTCCAGATTCTTGTTTGGGGCCCTGAGGTGCTGCCACAGTACACGTAATTATTGCTTtatttcaggggtcggcaacctttcagaagtggtgtgctgagtcttcatttattcactctgatttaaggttttgtgtgccagtcatatattttaacatttttaggtggtctctttctagaagtctataatatataactaaactcttgttgtatgtaaagtaaataaggttttttaaatgtttaagaagcttcatttaaaattaaattaaaatgcagagaccccggaccggtggccaggacccggacacggtgagtgccactgaaaacacTGTCCCTTTTTAAAGTACAGATTTAGGGCACCTAATTCCACTGGTCCATGAACCACATCTTCACTTAGTTGATCCAATTAGGTAACCATACTCCCAATTCTGCAACTAATTCCATATAAGCAGACCACTAGGTTCCCACAGAGCTCtactcaagtcaatgggactgcgtGTGTGTGCAAGgattcacacagaaaaatgagaaCTGTTCCTCTGTCCACTAATGACTTGACAAAGTACCTAGTACTTGCTGGAGAAATTTTGAGTATTTTGACTTTTGATTAAGTATTTTGGAAAGGAGCTTCTGCTAATGTATTTTATAGTTGAATTAggatataaaaaataaaaagttgctGCCTTATAACATAAGTAAGCTCTTGCTTCTTCCTGAACTAAATCAAGTGATAGGAAGAGTTATCTAATTTTCTATTCAGGATTCTGGCATATTTTGTGTTCTTGGCTTTGTTTGTGGAATGAATTGATTCAATAATGTCATCAGCTTGCTAATCCTGCAAGCTGTTCTTGACTTCAACCTCTACCTGCACTGCACAACTTGCAGGATGGGGGCCTACCTTTGTTCAAAAGCAGAAGAGTAGATAGGAGATACAGTAGAATGGGTCTAATTATCCCAAGGGCACAAATTTCATCAGTAATAAAGAGATGTCTCTACCTACTTGATTCACAAGTCACAGCACAAGAGATGTGGTCCTTGCATGACCTACTTATAGAATAATTTCTATAAAGCAAGGGGACATGGGAAAACTCTTGCTGAGCTTGACCCTCCTGTAGGTTAAAAATAGATTAACTCTTCCTTCAAGATATGTAGGGTTCCAAGCTAAGGCTTCAATCCTACAGACATTTAAGAACGCAAGTTCCAATTGTCAAGCCAAACTTTATCCTCAGTTGCACTCGTTCCACTTCAAAGGACTGATGGCAAAATAGATAGATGGAACCTTATTAATGGTCAtgagccagaaaaaaaaacagctcgCTTTAAGATTTAGTAAGAATCTTTAGGGCtggtatttaaaaatatctttttattgaAAAGTGAGCAAATCTAATCTGGAGTCACTGAGAGCCAATAAATATGGAAccacaaccccgccccccccctttttttttttaaacaaagtgatTTTTCAGTATAGTAGCAAACTTCAATGAAAAAAAGGCAGCAAACATGTTGATGAAATATTGTGAAAATAACAGTAATGCTGTGCTTGGAACTTGTATGCCAAGTTTTAAGATGAGTGTGAATTCTAATAGCCCAATTACAATCTGGTCTTCATTTAAATGCCTCCTACTCCGTGTCATTTTTCGTACCTGTACTGATCATCATCCAATAGAGGTTTCTGAGCAGCCAAATATCTCTTCACAGTATCCTCCAATTTTGGAACAGGTAATCTAGAAGTGCAGAATTTTAACACAAAACTATTAAATAAGTTAAAAACACATTTATTACTAATATGGGGAAAGCAACGAGAACATTAAAATCCATGAAAAAAATTTATGGTGATGCAACCATGAAAGATGCTATGAAAGTTTCTTGAATGGGAGGTGAATACTGTACTGACAGCAAACCTGGGGGACTCGAGGAAATAGTGGGAGTCGGGAAAAGAGAAGTAAAAGAGTGGAGACAGAAACTGAAAGGAGAGTGGAGACATAAGTTAAGGCACAGATTCCCCCATCCAAGAGCTGGATTTATGtattatatacatttttttttaaatgatgaggCTATAATCCCAACTAATTCTGTGACTACAGGAAGTATTTGAGATTTGTGCTGAGATCACCAATTATTAATTTAGTATGTTTTTCTTCTGTTTGTACTGCACCTCGCATGATGGGTGTCCTAgttcatgactagggctcctagattctacagtaatacaaacaataataaattaTAACTGCAGCCCTGAACAAATGCATTTTTATAAAAAATCAAGAATTCCATTTTAAACCAAAAGTCTCTGCTTGTTCCTGAAGAGAATATCCCCTCTTATGAACTGTTACCCAGtactaatttcattttgttaACCACTGCATAGTTTACTTATCTGGGTACAATTTCCAGTATCTACACTGtatttttacttcatttcatGACTCGTGCTTCTGTATAGGCAATTACATTTTGCAATAATGAGAACTTGAAACTTAGTGCACCATTGAGCAAGTCCTGTTGTGGTTTGTGCGGAGGCCACAGAGGGTTTCTACAAATACCACATGCAATGTTGCTCTGTGGCATTTCATTCTACAGATGTTGTGTGTTAGGTCAGTGTGCCCAAAGAATGTAACCAGAGGATCAAAACAGGTCAAGGATGCAGCATGCTAATCCTGCAGGACCAGATTAAAGTAGTCCAGAACTCTAGCCATACGCCTGCATGGGGCTCCCCTGGACCCAGACCCAGCACTGTGGCAATGTCACCTGCACCATGGCCTTATTCCTCACTGTGGGGGATGTGGGGTAGTGGAAGGGGTCACATGAGACTGGTAGGTGGACTGGTGGGCAGGTTGGGACTCCCACTTCCCTGGATCACAACATTCTCCCTTCTGGGAGGCTGGGGTTTGTCCTGGAGGACACTCACTGTGCCTATAACCAATCCTCTGTCCAAAGTCCCCTTCTGAGAGTATCCTAGCAGAATCACGATGAGGTGGTATCAGTAAAGGCCTCCACACACTGATTCGTTTGTTGGGATAGTGTTGGCaggaccctcccccagcccacccctaAAGCAGCATGTTTCACAGTTAGCTCCCCATTTAGGTGAATGGGGCAGTTCTTCTATCTCACAGGTAGGCTCTCTTAAAAGCAAGAGAGAATGCATTAAATAGGCATCTATCAAGTAGTTACATAGAGTTTgtgttttcaagattttcttcaCAATTATGAGggctaaaaacattttttttgttttattaaagttgaTATTCTAATACCATCACATAAATCAGAGCCAAAGCCCTAGGCATGGGCATACTGTGCGTATGCCTTAAGCTTAAGCTGGCCCTACTTGCTTGCAGGCTACTGGAGTGGCCAGCATGGTTGTAGTAGCATTCCTGGTTTTTTTACTCTTTTTGGTTACTAATCATTAAAACATGGTGAACACAACTACCTTCAAAGCAGGCACGCAACTTGTCCTACTTAAGGGACTGTTTCTTCgctaacattaaaaaaatgaaaataatcacTCTTAAACATGCACAGTAGGCATCTAAGCTTTCATCAATGCCTAATACAACTCTACCCCCTGTGTAGCATCATACGGGAGCAAGGAGGCCTATACTTTCTGACCTGACTAGGGCATtactggggggggcgggagggtaaAGGGGAACAAGCAAGTACTGGTCCCATAATGTTAGAGTCTCTTGGTAGTTTTGATTACATTCCACACTAGTCAGCAAATTCTATTTTTTAAGACAAGTTTATATTTTTCCCTTGAAAGAGAACCATGTCAGTGAAAAGGAAATACTATTTTATACAATATATCCCTGGAtatatctatactgcaattaaacatccaTGACTGGCCCATGTCAGCCAACACAGGCTTGgcctaaagggctgtttaattgcagtatagatgtttgggcttgggctccagcctgagtgtctacactgcaagtaaaCAGCCCCTTTGCCTAGGTCAGCTGACATgtcagctgtgggtttttaactgtagtgtagacatacccatagaggcCAACACCTAAATAAGGACTGAAAAACTATTGCATTTATATAGATGagtaaaacaaatacattaaataggtgttttctttttaaaaataatggatGTAAACTCTCAAGCTCCAGGGCATTGGCAACCACTAAATCAAACTGGGAAGGGGGGTATTCCTAATAGGAAGATTATTTCTTAGCTATCTTTGGAGGGGAGTCATTTTTTGAAATATTTAGTACTAGCCTCAGTCAACAGAATATTAGACTGGATAGCCAATCCAtcagtctgatccagcatggAAGTTTCTGTTTTCTAATGGGGAAGATGTGCATGTGCTAAGGCCTTTAGCTCTGCCCTTGCTCAACTCTTCAGAGGCTGGTTGTGGGAGGGTGGGAGCCATCCCACGAGATTACACAGGCATCCCACAGAGTTTTCTGTCTCTGCTCAGGGTCTCTCATCACCTTCGTAGGGAGCAAATGCATTCACTGGGGAGTTGCTCCAAACAAAGGCTGATAGTGAAGCAGGCAAACAGCCTTTGTCGGGAAGACGCAAATTCTGAATGACCAAGGAAGCAGTGAGTAGGAAAGGGCTTCATGTCTGGGGGTGCAGCGTGAACATCTCTGCAGCTCTAGGACAGGTACAGGACTGCATTCCAGTGCAGTCTCAGATCATGGGTGTTCTGCTCTCCGCAAAGGACTGCAGCTCTTGCCAAGTGTTTGCAAGGGCCTTAGGATGGCCTGTGCTGCACCTCAGCTCCAGCCCGTGCACTGGCTCTCTAGAGCAGAGGTTCCCAGCCTTTTTTCTTTCTAAGACCGCACCAACATGCTACGAAAACTTCACGGCCCTCCAGTACCACAATAACGGGTTTTCTGCCTATAAAGGCCAGCCCCAGCGTGATGCGGTAGCACCCAGGGcacctgcctggggccccacgctACACcgctcaagctttggcttcagcagcaggctgcaggacttatggccctgggcttcagccccatacgGCGTGGTTTCAGCTCTCTGCCGTGGCCCCCGGAGTGTAATGCGAGCCTGCTTGGGGGCCCTGGGCGAGAACGATGGTGGTGCGGGGCGGGCCGGCAATCGGGGGCTGGGCGAGGGCGGGAGCCCCAGGGGCAGTATCAGAGCGGGGAGGCCGGCCAGAGTCTGCCCGAGAGttcgctgctgctgcagccgccTCTTCCCCCATTTCGGGTGTCCAGGGTCCGGGCTCCCGCGCGCCCGGGGCAGCACCTGGGCAGGCTGTCCTGGAAGTGCATGGTGGGGATCGTGCTCCTGTGCACGAAGTGATGGTCCGTGTCCAGCTCCGAGATGATGCTCTCGGTCAGCCCCACGGTCCGCCAGTACCCGCGGCGCCCAACGGGCCCCGGCCGCCTCAGCAGGACGCCGCCGCACGCGGGCCGGGCACGGAGCATGTTTCGCTGCGGACCCGGGGCCCGGCTCAGCACCCCAGCGCTGGGAACCGAGCAGCCGCTAACACCCACACCTCCGCGAGGGAGGGCGGCGGTTGAAGGAATAAGCAGTGCGCCTGCGCGAAGTAGGCGACCTGTGCGCCTGCGTGGCGGCGCCCAGTAACCTGACCGACCAGaacaaagagagggaaagagCGCGAGGAGGGGCAGAGAATGCTCTAGAACGGACTGCGATTCCCTGCCCGGGGCGCGGGGGGCCTGCGCGGGACGGGGGCGGTTTCAAGTTCTCCGGCCGAGGGGAGCGAAGCGAAGCGGCTTTCCGCTGCCCCGAGGTCCTGCCACGCAGCAGCGCGTTGGGAGCACGCAGGTAAAATAGGGGGCACGGGAGAGCCGGGCGAAGTGCCTGGGCTGGGCTCGCTGAGTCGCCGGTGCTCGGCGGCTTCCCGCAGAAGGGGACGGAGACTAGAGGGTTTAAGGCGCAGGCGGGGGAAGTTCGGCTGCCTGGCAGCCCGGGTTTGACGCTGCTGCGTCGCCTTGGCCCAGTCTTTGCCGAAGCCCCCGGGGCAGCCTCGCCGCGCCGCTGGCCCCTGAGGCTTCGGGCGGAGGCTTTTGGTTGCCTGCTCCGCGCGGCTCTGGCCTGTCGAGTGCGCTGGGTGTCCGGGGCCCGAGAGGGGCTGGGTGAagttgggtggggaagggctgtAGCCTAAGAGGCCACCTCCTGCTTTTACCATGCCCAGGCTGCTGGCTCAGGGCCTCGCCCTCCTGAGCTGACAGAGCCCCTGGCTCCTATAATCTGGGCCAGCCTTGTGAAGAGTTTCTGTCTCTGGCTGTGCTGTTGCTCTGGCGTGGCTTTTTTTTGGGtggattttatatttttttttgagGTAGGTCTGTTTTGCCCAGTGTACTAAGACAatctggggttttgtttgtttaacaaAGGTGGGAGGCCCACCAGACCCGACTCCACTCAGATGGGCTTTACAGTGGTGTGATTCCATTGACGTGCATGGAGTTACTTGTGATTTACACAGCTTTAACTCATGATGCTATTTCAGTTCTCCAGCTCTAGTGTTCAAAATATTGACATGCAGTTGGGGACATTTATGTCAATACTTGTCTGAAGTGAGGAAAGGCTGCTGCTTGGTTTATGACACATCCTGTATCTGAAGAACATTCCTGATGGCAGGCTCCCTAAAACCAAGCCCGATGTAagcttttattttgtttcattcaGAAAAAGAGAACTGTGTTTAATAATAATGTAATAAATGTGTAATTTGAAATGCTTTCTTACTCCTCTTGTTAAATGTTTTGGGGAATCTTTGTGTGTCTGCATTCCTTGCGCACCCAAAACTCCAGTTGACATCAGTGGAATCTCTGTGTGCATAAAGAATGCAGGATCAGATAACCAGGAGAACTGTCAGCTCTTCTGAATTCATGTCAAATCACACACTAACCAAGTGCACCAAGCTCTGTCTTCTCTGCAGTAAAGGACACTTAAAGTCCTATCTGAAAGACCACTGGTAACACCACTACCTCTAGGAAAATGAAGTATTCATCCATGACTAAGCTGTACTTTCCTTTTCTCCATCAAAACTAATATTTTCCCCTCGTCAGCAACCAAGAACATCTGTCTCTGTTCATCTTTTTGTCTGACAGATTTC includes:
- the LOC120407600 gene encoding carnitine O-palmitoyltransferase 2, mitochondrial-like; translation: MLRARPACGGVLLRRPGPVGRRGYWRTVGLTESIISELDTDHHFVHRSTIPTMHFQDSLPRLPVPKLEDTVKRYLAAQKPLLDDDQYRNTEKIAREFEKGVGRKLHQDLVEFDKKNKHTSYISDPWFDMYLCARDPVVLNFNPFISLNSDPKEAYNSQVVRATNLVVSSIKFLNSLNNELLRPDIYYVNPKWSQSRLFKKFIRLLPTSVSWYGAYMVNAYPLDMSQYKRLFNSSRIPKLNKDELFTNELGRHLLVMRNGHFYVFDVLDPVGNILHPSEIQAQLIYILQDADRLPEFSLCYLTTEDRNTWAAVRQQLLEAGNEDNLQKIDGAVFCLCLDNISPKDDTELSHCMLHGRGFNRWFDKSFSLIITSDGTAGVNFEHSWGDGVAVLRFVNEVYRNSTRHPAIVPHSSPAALSATKCERLEFKLNDSIQSAINAARMKFEETNEKISVRMFEFRKFGKEFLVKQKLSPDAVFQLACQMTAYRQFGKIISSYEACSTAAFKHGRTETIRPTSIVTKQCSHAFVEERNKHSVAELRNMIDECSKYHRRLQLEAALGKGFDRHLFALKHLSVSRGDPMPELFLDSAYQKLNHIILSTSTLHSPAVHLGGFGPVVPDGFGIGYNVFDTWVGCNTTGYLNRELQEFLRCLEYSLNDILDVLEGRPLV